One segment of Synechococcus sp. A15-24 DNA contains the following:
- the secD gene encoding protein translocase subunit SecD, translated as MARYQGWFAFVLALAIAAGMFLIRTPLQLGLDLRGGSQLTVQVQPAGDVKVVGDREMEAVKAVLDRRVNGLGVAESTLQTVGTDQLVLQLPGEQDPTAAARVLGDTALLEFRAQREGTEAEFRSLRQLQSQARAILQLRKDQRRRGETPDELNLEDLKDVQESLGLNADGASDDELLQALLDQADDELLTLLNPAQLTGKQLVTAGRQPLQNNPNSWEVTLNFDAEGAEAFADLTQSIAGSDRLLAITLDNKLISAASVGPQFKSAGISGGAATISGNFDAETARELEVKLRGGSLPLPVEVVEVRTIGPTLGAENIRRSLMAALSGLALVAVFMVVAYRLPGAVAVAALSLYALFNLSVYALIPVTLTLPGIAGFILSIGMAVDANVLIFERIKDELRRGNTLIRSIDTGFSEAFSSILDGHLTTLISCAALFFLGTGLVKGFAATLGIGVLLSLFTALTCTRTLLRFLMGYAGLRRPTYFIAQGQRPSTIP; from the coding sequence ATGGCGCGCTATCAGGGCTGGTTCGCCTTTGTTCTTGCCCTGGCCATTGCGGCGGGGATGTTTCTGATTCGGACTCCGCTGCAGCTTGGGCTTGATCTGCGCGGGGGTAGTCAACTCACGGTGCAGGTGCAACCGGCAGGGGACGTGAAGGTTGTTGGCGATCGCGAAATGGAGGCCGTCAAGGCGGTGCTGGATCGGCGCGTGAATGGTTTGGGGGTAGCGGAATCCACCCTTCAGACCGTCGGCACCGACCAGCTGGTGTTGCAGCTTCCCGGTGAACAGGACCCCACAGCGGCAGCACGCGTCCTTGGCGACACGGCTCTGCTGGAGTTCCGTGCCCAGCGCGAGGGAACAGAAGCTGAGTTTCGAAGCTTGCGACAGCTTCAATCCCAGGCCCGGGCCATCCTCCAGCTGCGAAAGGACCAACGCCGTCGCGGGGAGACACCGGATGAACTCAACCTGGAAGATCTCAAGGATGTGCAGGAGTCGCTGGGGTTGAACGCTGATGGTGCCAGTGACGACGAGTTGCTTCAGGCCCTCCTGGATCAAGCGGACGACGAACTGCTGACGCTGTTGAACCCTGCACAACTGACGGGCAAGCAATTGGTGACCGCCGGTCGTCAGCCACTGCAGAACAACCCCAACAGCTGGGAAGTGACGCTGAATTTCGATGCCGAGGGAGCGGAAGCGTTCGCCGACCTGACCCAATCGATCGCGGGTTCCGATCGACTGCTGGCCATCACGCTGGACAACAAACTGATCAGTGCGGCCAGTGTGGGGCCCCAGTTCAAGAGCGCTGGTATCTCCGGCGGCGCTGCAACCATCAGTGGAAATTTCGACGCTGAGACGGCCCGTGAGCTGGAGGTGAAACTCCGTGGAGGCTCCCTTCCCCTTCCCGTGGAGGTGGTGGAAGTGCGCACTATCGGACCGACACTCGGTGCTGAAAACATTCGGCGCAGCTTGATGGCTGCTTTGTCCGGTCTCGCCCTGGTGGCGGTGTTCATGGTGGTGGCTTACCGGTTGCCGGGGGCTGTGGCCGTGGCGGCTTTGAGCCTGTACGCCCTGTTCAACCTGTCGGTGTACGCCCTGATCCCCGTAACGCTCACCTTGCCTGGGATTGCTGGATTCATCCTGTCCATCGGCATGGCGGTAGATGCCAACGTGCTGATCTTTGAGCGAATTAAGGACGAGTTGCGTCGCGGCAACACCCTGATCCGCTCGATCGACACTGGTTTCTCCGAAGCCTTCAGTTCGATCCTTGATGGTCACCTCACCACGTTGATCAGCTGCGCGGCACTCTTCTTTCTCGGCACCGGCCTGGTGAAGGGATTTGCGGCAACCCTTGGCATCGGTGTCTTGCTGAGTCTGTTCACCGCGCTCACCTGCACACGCACGCTGCTGCGCTTCCTGATGGGCTACGCCGGCCTGCGTCGACCCACGTATTTCATTGCCCAGGGCCAACGTCCCTCCACGATCCCTTGA
- the secF gene encoding protein translocase subunit SecF, whose translation MAMSTPNTTVVLRLPLSASRGRVWLVSGLTMLVALGGLISCWLNPDIAAPLRPGLDFTGGTQIQLERDCGESCRDLKSIAVSSIVQSLSLPVEEDDPVPNLRSARVQLLDGGQSLVQRVPTLTAAQGQALIAAVEPIAGPFVAGGQSVDTIGPSLGRQLLRSTLISLVVAFSGIALYISFRYDGRYAFLALVALAHDVLIVSGVFAWLGLLMQLEVDSLFAVALLTIAGYSVNDTVVVFDRIRERARDGAGLGLSEQVDQAVSATLTRTLYTSGTTLLPLLALIFFGGATLYWFAIALALGVVVGSWSSIALAPSLLTLWEPRAEV comes from the coding sequence ATGGCCATGTCCACGCCTAACACCACTGTGGTTCTGCGCCTGCCGTTGAGCGCCTCCCGAGGTCGGGTCTGGTTGGTCTCGGGGCTGACGATGCTGGTGGCCTTGGGCGGGCTGATCAGCTGCTGGCTGAATCCAGACATTGCTGCACCGCTGCGTCCGGGGCTTGATTTCACCGGGGGAACGCAGATCCAGTTGGAGCGCGACTGCGGCGAGAGCTGCAGGGATCTGAAGTCCATTGCAGTCTCCAGCATCGTTCAGTCGTTGTCGCTGCCGGTCGAGGAGGACGACCCCGTCCCCAATCTCCGTTCGGCACGGGTGCAATTGCTCGACGGAGGCCAGTCGCTAGTGCAGCGTGTGCCCACGCTGACGGCTGCTCAGGGTCAGGCCCTGATTGCTGCTGTTGAACCGATTGCCGGCCCCTTCGTGGCCGGTGGACAGTCCGTCGACACAATCGGTCCGAGTTTGGGGCGTCAATTGCTGCGCAGCACGCTGATCTCCCTTGTGGTGGCGTTCAGCGGAATCGCCCTCTACATCTCTTTCCGCTACGACGGCCGCTATGCCTTCCTGGCGCTGGTGGCTCTTGCCCACGATGTCCTCATTGTTTCTGGCGTCTTCGCCTGGCTGGGGCTGTTGATGCAGCTGGAGGTCGACAGCCTTTTTGCAGTGGCTCTCCTCACCATTGCCGGTTATTCCGTGAACGACACGGTGGTCGTGTTTGATCGGATTCGGGAGCGGGCCCGTGATGGTGCAGGCCTTGGGCTGTCCGAGCAGGTGGATCAGGCGGTGTCGGCAACCCTCACCCGCACCCTGTACACCAGCGGGACAACATTGCTGCCACTTCTCGCGCTGATCTTCTTCGGTGGCGCCACTTTGTACTGGTTTGCCATCGCTCTGGCCTTGGGGGTGGTGGTGGGCAGCTGGTCCAGCATTGCGCTGGCTCCTTCGTTGCTCACGCTGTGGGAGCCCCGTGCCGAAGTCTGA
- a CDS encoding DUF2973 domain-containing protein has protein sequence MFVLGVLFPLIYAALFIGLLLQAFRIMRVSSNVSKSFKSDRTGLRTVHPELLDDNGNVTDEELWSVRFQDVKQEDWAPDAG, from the coding sequence ATGTTTGTGCTTGGAGTCCTTTTCCCGTTGATTTACGCGGCACTGTTCATCGGATTGTTGCTCCAGGCTTTTCGCATTATGAGAGTGTCGTCTAACGTTTCGAAGTCGTTCAAATCAGACCGAACAGGCCTACGCACGGTGCATCCTGAATTGTTGGATGACAACGGCAATGTCACCGATGAGGAGCTTTGGTCGGTTCGCTTTCAGGACGTGAAGCAGGAAGACTGGGCTCCTGATGCAGGCTGA
- a CDS encoding AI-2E family transporter, which translates to MTAQSALLSLTFVVLALLIWQLRWVLLVLFGAVVVAVALDVLIHQLQDRSRLARPQALLVVLAGLLLAGLIIGQLLLPELITQTQQLGKDLPELVNKLSGWLGDDPRFAALNQAFGPGVSPENLQSVGRQLLGVAGGAANSLIQVLLMVLLAILLALDPSSHRGMVVAITPRPAREQMALLLNESRQALGGWLTGMTLSATTVFLLTWGGLLLLKAPLALLSALVCGLLTFVPTIGPTAATLLPTGLALLQSPQLVVSVLVYRLILQNLEAFLLTPLLLRKTMNLLPTVALMAQLSLGALLGLPGVLLALPLVVVLQVLMQRVVVQQVMDRWSSRA; encoded by the coding sequence ATGACCGCGCAATCAGCTCTGCTGAGCCTGACCTTTGTTGTTCTGGCCCTGCTGATCTGGCAGCTGCGCTGGGTGTTGCTGGTGCTGTTCGGAGCCGTGGTTGTGGCCGTTGCCCTGGATGTGCTGATCCATCAGCTCCAGGACCGCAGCCGTCTGGCCCGGCCCCAGGCCTTGCTCGTCGTACTGGCGGGTCTGCTGCTGGCAGGTCTGATCATTGGCCAGCTGCTGCTGCCGGAACTGATCACCCAGACCCAACAACTGGGGAAGGATCTGCCGGAGCTGGTCAACAAGCTGTCTGGATGGCTGGGGGACGATCCCCGATTCGCCGCGCTGAATCAGGCCTTCGGTCCTGGTGTGAGTCCTGAAAATCTGCAATCGGTGGGGCGTCAGTTGCTGGGAGTGGCGGGAGGAGCAGCGAACTCGCTGATCCAGGTGCTGTTGATGGTCCTGCTGGCCATCCTGCTGGCCCTGGATCCCTCCTCCCATCGCGGCATGGTGGTGGCCATCACCCCACGTCCGGCACGGGAGCAGATGGCACTGCTTCTGAATGAAAGCCGCCAGGCACTTGGCGGTTGGCTCACCGGAATGACCCTGTCCGCCACAACGGTGTTTCTGCTCACCTGGGGAGGGTTGCTTTTGCTCAAGGCGCCCTTGGCGCTTCTCAGCGCTCTGGTGTGCGGACTTCTGACCTTTGTTCCCACGATCGGACCGACGGCAGCGACCTTGCTGCCCACGGGCCTGGCCCTTCTGCAATCACCACAGCTTGTGGTGTCTGTGCTGGTGTATCGGTTGATCTTGCAGAACCTTGAGGCCTTTCTGCTCACGCCACTGCTGCTGCGGAAAACGATGAATCTTCTGCCGACGGTGGCCCTGATGGCGCAGCTGAGCCTCGGTGCCCTGCTGGGACTGCCAGGAGTCCTGCTGGCTCTTCCTCTCGTTGTCGTGCTGCAGGTCTTGATGCAGCGGGTGGTGGTGCAGCAGGTGATGGATCGTTGGTCATCCCGCGCCTGA
- a CDS encoding AI-2E family transporter — MSFPQALSLAALIAASLILWNLRQWLLLLFAAIVLALALCSLVDALQRRFPIRRPVALLASLSGLGLLFTVLMAVLVPPFIDEFALLLQKLPQAARALLQLGLSGLDQVSDALYGVDAMPDLEQLGLQNQPILPDTSTLASGVGSGLIGLLGLAGNLGSAGLSLLFVVAAALMVAVQPQPYRQVGILLVPSFYRRRANQILTLCGEALNSWMVGVGISSLAVFLLCGIALWLLGVKLVLANALLAGVLNVIPNVGPTMSTVFPMAVALLDAPWKAAAVLGAYVVIQNLESYVITPSVMHHQVKLLPGLTLAAQVLFTVVFGPLGLLMALPLAVVLQVLIGEVLINDVLNRWTTVRMRP, encoded by the coding sequence TTGAGCTTTCCCCAGGCACTGTCCCTTGCAGCACTGATTGCTGCAAGTCTCATCCTGTGGAACCTGCGTCAATGGTTGCTGCTGTTGTTTGCCGCCATCGTGCTGGCGCTTGCCCTTTGCAGCCTGGTGGATGCACTGCAACGGCGCTTCCCCATACGTCGGCCCGTGGCGCTGCTGGCCAGCCTGAGCGGACTTGGACTCCTTTTCACTGTGCTGATGGCGGTGTTGGTGCCACCGTTCATTGATGAGTTCGCCCTGCTGCTTCAAAAGCTCCCCCAAGCGGCCCGAGCACTGCTGCAGCTCGGTCTGAGTGGTCTTGATCAAGTCAGCGATGCGCTGTACGGCGTCGATGCCATGCCAGACCTCGAACAGCTGGGGCTGCAGAACCAACCGATCCTGCCCGACACTTCAACGCTGGCCTCGGGGGTGGGCAGCGGCCTGATCGGACTGCTCGGACTGGCCGGAAATTTGGGAAGCGCGGGCTTGAGTCTTCTGTTCGTGGTTGCAGCCGCACTGATGGTGGCCGTTCAACCGCAGCCCTATCGGCAGGTGGGAATTTTGCTCGTGCCCTCGTTCTATCGCCGCCGGGCCAACCAGATCCTCACGCTCTGCGGAGAAGCGCTCAACAGCTGGATGGTGGGTGTGGGCATCAGCTCCCTTGCTGTGTTTTTGCTCTGCGGGATCGCACTCTGGCTTCTCGGGGTCAAGCTTGTCCTGGCCAATGCCTTGCTGGCCGGTGTGCTGAACGTGATTCCCAATGTCGGCCCCACCATGAGCACAGTGTTTCCCATGGCGGTGGCTCTGCTGGACGCCCCCTGGAAAGCGGCCGCGGTCCTTGGGGCTTATGTGGTGATCCAGAACCTGGAGAGCTATGTGATCACCCCGTCGGTGATGCACCATCAGGTGAAGCTTTTGCCGGGCCTCACCCTGGCTGCCCAAGTGTTGTTCACGGTGGTATTTGGCCCCCTCGGCTTGTTGATGGCCCTGCCCCTTGCCGTGGTGCTGCAGGTGTTGATTGGAGAGGTGTTAATCAACGATGTCCTCAACCGCTGGACAACCGTGAGGATGCGCCCATGA
- the psb28 gene encoding photosystem II reaction center protein Psb28 yields MAKASIQFFRGIDEPVVPDIRLTRSRDGVTGQATFRFEQPAAIAPETMGDITGMWMVDEEGEMVTREINGKFVNGTASALEAVYSWKSVQDFERFMRFAQRYAEANGLGYSQNQNSDQTDGDANAEA; encoded by the coding sequence ATGGCTAAGGCGTCGATTCAGTTTTTCCGCGGCATCGACGAGCCCGTCGTCCCCGATATCCGTCTGACCCGCAGCCGTGATGGGGTCACCGGTCAAGCAACCTTTCGCTTCGAACAGCCCGCGGCGATTGCTCCTGAAACGATGGGCGACATCACCGGAATGTGGATGGTGGATGAAGAAGGGGAGATGGTCACCAGAGAAATCAACGGCAAATTCGTAAACGGCACAGCAAGTGCCCTTGAAGCCGTTTACTCATGGAAATCCGTACAGGACTTCGAGCGGTTTATGCGCTTCGCCCAGCGCTACGCCGAAGCCAACGGTCTGGGCTATTCCCAAAATCAGAATTCCGATCAAACTGACGGAGACGCAAACGCTGAGGCTTGA
- the mnmH gene encoding tRNA 2-selenouridine(34) synthase MnmH, translated as MSGMRDARHLTIDQLRQQRGPLVDVRSPSEFDKGHWPGAINLPLFSDAERAEVGTSYKQQGRLPAIHLGLSITGPKLSALAGELERLRDLGTPRLYCWRGGMRSASMAWLASQIDLTPTLLIGGYKAYRRWAQVQFERPWPLRLMGGRTGTGKTDLLLALQQRGIAIVDLEGLAHHRGSSFGGLGLPPQPSTEHYENHLAECLDQHRLARAEAIWLEAESIQVGRCRIPKALFDQMQKAPVLEIQRSLSERVNQLVGVYGHQGMDVLAEATQRISRRLGPQRTTQALKAIAEGDWATACRATLAYYDRCYDHELERSPQRRSVDISGLSIEQASDHLLATGALTETV; from the coding sequence ATGTCAGGCATGAGAGACGCCCGGCACCTCACGATCGATCAGCTGCGGCAACAGCGCGGTCCGCTGGTGGATGTGCGCAGCCCATCGGAGTTCGACAAGGGGCACTGGCCTGGAGCCATCAATCTTCCGCTGTTCAGCGATGCAGAACGGGCCGAGGTCGGCACCAGTTACAAGCAGCAGGGACGGTTGCCTGCCATCCATCTCGGACTATCGATCACAGGTCCAAAACTTTCGGCGCTGGCTGGAGAGCTGGAACGTCTGAGGGACCTTGGGACTCCGAGGCTTTACTGCTGGAGAGGTGGCATGCGCTCCGCCAGCATGGCTTGGTTGGCTAGTCAGATTGATCTGACGCCAACGCTTCTGATCGGCGGTTACAAGGCCTATCGCCGCTGGGCTCAGGTGCAATTCGAGCGGCCATGGCCGCTGCGGTTGATGGGAGGCCGCACCGGAACCGGCAAAACGGATCTCCTCTTGGCCCTGCAGCAACGCGGAATCGCGATCGTGGATCTTGAGGGGCTGGCCCATCACAGAGGTAGCAGTTTCGGAGGACTGGGTCTGCCGCCACAACCCTCCACAGAGCACTACGAGAACCACCTGGCGGAATGCCTTGATCAGCATCGACTGGCCAGGGCTGAAGCCATCTGGCTGGAAGCCGAGAGCATTCAGGTGGGACGCTGCCGAATCCCAAAGGCCCTGTTCGATCAGATGCAGAAAGCTCCTGTTCTCGAGATTCAACGCAGCCTGAGCGAACGGGTGAACCAATTGGTGGGGGTGTACGGCCACCAGGGCATGGATGTACTGGCCGAGGCAACCCAGCGCATCAGCCGGCGTCTGGGTCCTCAGCGGACGACCCAGGCCCTGAAGGCCATCGCTGAAGGGGATTGGGCCACGGCCTGCAGAGCCACCCTGGCCTACTACGACCGGTGCTACGACCACGAACTCGAACGGTCACCACAGCGCCGAAGCGTGGACATCAGTGGACTCAGCATTGAGCAGGCATCAGATCATCTGCTGGCAACTGGAGCACTGACTGAAACCGTTTAG